In the Magnolia sinica isolate HGM2019 chromosome 15, MsV1, whole genome shotgun sequence genome, one interval contains:
- the LOC131226963 gene encoding uncharacterized protein LOC131226963: MVAENKDPWETRFAELNNKILTLEKKQQLMSVPAAVQAMMEETEPLFTSEIMNEIQTVTDAMMCRGFSITLTGSARNWYRQLKPVSIGSFAELSQSFLTQFISGKKSWKPNIDLFTVKQESKESLKDYIAHFNEEALQVEDYNEKMTLAAVFSDLKEGKFAFSIGKNPPQTLAELVTRAQKYAHAEEFSSTRKNIQVADPAGKGKRLRNEEP; the protein is encoded by the exons ATGGTGGCGGAAAACAAAGATCCTTGGGAAACACGGTTCGCAGAACTCAACAATAAGATCCTGACACTGGAAAAGAAGCAGCAACTGATGTCAGTTCCCGCTGCTGttcaggcgatgatggaagagaccgagcctctgTTCACCTCAGAAATTATGAACGAG ATCCAGACAGTGACGGATGCAATGATGTGTAGAGGGTTCTCGATCACACTGACGGGATCCGCTCGAAACTGGTATCGCCAACTCAAACCCGTCTCCATTGGTTCATTTGCTGAACTCAGCCAAtcattccttacccaattcataagcgGTAAGAAGAGTTGGAAGCCCAATATCGACCTGTTCACTGTCAAGCAAGAGTCAAAGGAGTCATTAAAAGACTACATTGCCCATTTCAATGAAGAGGCATTGCAGGTAGAAGACTACAATGAAAAGATGACACTCGCCGCAGTATTCAGCGATCTGAAAGAAGGAAAATTCGCTTTCTCCATTGGGAAGAATCCTCCACAGACGTTAGCTGAGCTTGTCACCAGAGCTCAGAAGTACGCCCATGCGGAGGAGTTTTCCAGTACCCGCAAGAATATCCAGGTGGCAGACCCAGCTGGAAAAGGAAAGAGGCTAAGGAACGAGGAACCTTAG